Proteins from a genomic interval of Amycolatopsis sp. cg13:
- a CDS encoding cystathionine gamma-synthase, which translates to MADDYSVLGFETRAIHAGQQPDPRTGAVIVPIYQTSTYAQDGVGGTREGGYEYSRTANPTRTALEEALASLEGARHTLAFASGMAASDAVLRTVLRPGDHLVLGNDAYGGTFRLIDKVLSLWGVEHTVADLSRIDDVRAAMRPETKLIWCESPTNPLLGIADIAALAGAAHDAGARLVVDNTFATPYLQTPLALGADIVVHSTTKYLGGHSDVVGGAVVTNEDELREQLFYLRNAAGAVPGPFDAWLTLRGLKTLALRMERHSDNADLVARTLAKHPKVTKVYYPGLPEHPGHEVAAKQMRRFGGMVSFRVAGGEEAALEVASRTKLFVLAESLGGIESLIEHPGKMTHASTAGSTLEVPEDLIRLSVGIEDGRDLVADLTQALG; encoded by the coding sequence ATGGCCGACGACTACTCCGTCCTGGGTTTTGAAACACGCGCGATCCACGCCGGGCAGCAGCCCGATCCCCGCACGGGTGCCGTCATCGTGCCGATTTACCAAACGTCCACGTACGCGCAGGACGGCGTAGGCGGCACCCGCGAGGGCGGCTACGAGTACTCGCGCACCGCGAACCCCACGCGGACCGCGCTGGAGGAAGCCCTCGCCTCGCTCGAAGGAGCCCGCCACACGCTGGCCTTCGCGTCCGGAATGGCGGCTTCGGATGCGGTGCTCCGCACAGTCCTGCGCCCCGGCGACCACCTGGTCCTGGGCAACGACGCGTACGGCGGCACGTTCCGGCTGATCGACAAGGTGCTCAGCCTGTGGGGCGTCGAGCACACGGTCGCCGACCTGAGCCGCATCGACGACGTACGGGCCGCGATGCGCCCGGAAACCAAGCTGATCTGGTGCGAGTCGCCGACCAACCCGCTGCTGGGCATCGCCGACATCGCCGCGCTCGCCGGTGCCGCTCACGACGCGGGCGCCCGCCTGGTCGTGGACAACACCTTCGCGACGCCATACCTGCAAACCCCGCTGGCCCTTGGCGCGGACATCGTGGTGCACTCGACCACCAAGTACCTGGGCGGCCACTCGGACGTCGTCGGCGGTGCGGTCGTCACCAATGAAGACGAACTGCGCGAGCAGCTTTTCTACCTGCGCAACGCCGCCGGTGCCGTCCCCGGCCCGTTCGACGCGTGGCTCACCCTGCGCGGTCTCAAGACGCTGGCCCTGCGGATGGAGCGGCACAGCGACAACGCGGACCTGGTCGCCCGCACGTTGGCGAAGCACCCGAAGGTCACCAAGGTCTACTACCCCGGCCTCCCGGAACACCCCGGCCACGAGGTAGCGGCGAAGCAGATGCGCCGCTTCGGCGGAATGGTGTCCTTCCGCGTCGCGGGCGGCGAGGAAGCCGCACTGGAAGTCGCGTCCCGCACGAAGCTGTTCGTGCTGGCGGAGTCGCTCGGCGGGATCGAAAGCCTGATCGAGCACCCCGGGAAGATGACGCACGCCTCGACGGCAGGCTCGACCCTCGAGGTCCCGGAGGACTTGATCCGGCTTTCGGTGGGCATCGAGGACGGGCGCGATCTGGTGGCCGACCTTACGCAGGCACTGGGCTGA
- the ilvA gene encoding threonine ammonia-lyase produces the protein MELVSVERIQEARKLLEGITRVTPMEHARDLRRPHGGPVYLKCENLQRTGSFKIRGAYTRIHGLTAEERARGVVAASAGNHAQGVALASSLLGISSTVFMPLRAPLPKLAATRGYGAEVHLHGAVVDETLAEAIAFSERTGAVFIHPFDHADVIAGQGTVGLEILEQVPGVKTILVPTGGGGLVGGVGAAVKALHPEIRVIGVQAEDAAAYPSSLEAGAPVRLREVHTMADGIAVGEPGKISYAHVQSLVDDVVTVTEESLSRAVLLCLERRKLVVEPAGAASMAALLQHPGAFEPPVVAILSGGNVDPVLLQQIIQHGMTAGGRYLKLHLRVPDRPGSLVSVLSCVKELGANVLDVEHSRISGSLALGEVDVALALETRGPEHCKDVEAALADAGFTIVP, from the coding sequence ATGGAACTGGTCAGCGTCGAGCGCATCCAGGAAGCTCGGAAGCTTCTCGAGGGCATCACCCGCGTCACGCCGATGGAGCACGCCCGCGACCTGCGCCGGCCGCACGGCGGCCCGGTGTACCTCAAGTGCGAGAACCTGCAGCGCACCGGCTCTTTCAAGATCCGCGGCGCCTATACCCGCATCCACGGCCTGACCGCCGAGGAACGCGCGCGCGGTGTCGTCGCGGCCAGTGCCGGCAACCACGCGCAGGGGGTCGCGCTGGCGTCGTCGCTGCTCGGCATTTCCTCGACTGTCTTCATGCCGCTGCGCGCTCCGCTGCCGAAACTCGCCGCGACTCGCGGTTACGGCGCGGAAGTCCACCTTCACGGCGCCGTCGTCGACGAAACCCTCGCCGAAGCCATCGCGTTCTCGGAGCGCACCGGCGCGGTCTTCATCCACCCGTTCGACCATGCCGATGTCATCGCTGGTCAGGGCACCGTGGGCCTGGAGATTCTCGAACAGGTGCCGGGCGTGAAAACGATCCTCGTCCCGACGGGCGGCGGCGGGCTGGTCGGCGGGGTCGGAGCGGCGGTGAAGGCACTGCACCCGGAGATCCGCGTGATCGGCGTGCAGGCCGAAGACGCCGCCGCGTATCCGTCCTCGCTGGAGGCCGGTGCGCCGGTCCGGCTGCGCGAGGTGCACACGATGGCGGACGGCATCGCGGTCGGCGAGCCGGGCAAGATCAGTTACGCGCACGTCCAGTCGCTGGTCGACGACGTCGTGACGGTCACCGAGGAATCCTTGTCGCGCGCGGTATTGCTGTGCCTGGAGCGACGAAAGCTGGTCGTGGAACCGGCGGGTGCCGCGTCAATGGCCGCGCTTCTGCAGCACCCCGGCGCGTTCGAACCGCCGGTGGTGGCGATCCTCTCCGGCGGCAACGTAGATCCCGTTCTGCTGCAACAGATCATCCAGCACGGCATGACCGCCGGCGGCCGTTACCTGAAGCTGCACCTGCGGGTGCCGGACCGTCCGGGCTCGCTGGTTTCGGTGCTGTCGTGCGTGAAGGAGCTGGGCGCGAACGTCCTCGACGTCGAGCACTCCCGCATTTCCGGCAGCCTGGCGCTCGGCGAGGTCGACGTCGCCCTTGCCCTGGAAACCCGCGGCCCGGAGCACTGCAAGGACGTCGAAGCCGCCCTCGCCGACGCCGGGTTCACGATCGTCCCCTGA
- a CDS encoding immunity 49 family protein, protein MTVPLADQPTRGTAVPRHSVDVAGAWKQIEKLSPQVAFYFDYITQDTSALANVLRRELMLGQYRSVVDPDAEDPDTWGDLALAAQAAAAAFTAANAPEGQEVDAVIGRPRRFAATGPTERTDPGAWLTAAWLAVIQRDDVLIQQLAAVPLDVLRASGIEHDAYMYPWVETLQTFLAHREVTPEMFLPAMDGTDPDTAQYTPPAAMLQLVYPPIRMFYYVLRRDTEKFAEAFAAALERHREYWTAEDRADDPGGFLALAPLAVAVLARSVGMTFDVQSGYTPANLLAGIRPPRNR, encoded by the coding sequence ATGACCGTGCCGCTCGCAGACCAGCCGACGCGGGGAACCGCCGTCCCCAGGCATTCCGTCGACGTCGCAGGCGCGTGGAAGCAGATCGAGAAGCTGTCGCCGCAGGTGGCCTTCTACTTCGACTACATCACGCAGGACACCAGCGCGCTGGCGAACGTCCTGCGCCGGGAGCTGATGCTCGGGCAGTACCGCAGCGTGGTCGACCCGGACGCCGAGGACCCGGACACGTGGGGCGATCTCGCCCTCGCCGCACAGGCCGCGGCCGCCGCCTTCACCGCGGCGAACGCGCCGGAAGGCCAGGAGGTCGACGCGGTGATCGGCCGTCCGCGGCGCTTCGCGGCCACCGGCCCCACCGAACGCACGGATCCGGGCGCGTGGCTGACCGCGGCGTGGCTCGCCGTGATCCAGCGGGACGACGTGCTGATCCAGCAGCTGGCAGCGGTGCCGCTCGACGTGCTGCGCGCCTCGGGCATCGAGCATGACGCCTACATGTACCCGTGGGTCGAGACGCTGCAGACCTTCCTCGCGCACCGCGAGGTCACCCCGGAGATGTTCCTGCCCGCGATGGACGGCACCGACCCGGACACCGCGCAGTACACGCCGCCCGCGGCGATGCTGCAGCTCGTGTACCCGCCGATCCGGATGTTCTACTACGTGCTGCGCCGGGACACTGAGAAGTTCGCCGAAGCGTTCGCCGCCGCGCTGGAACGGCACCGCGAATACTGGACCGCCGAGGACCGCGCCGACGATCCCGGCGGGTTCCTCGCGCTGGCCCCGCTCGCGGTGGCCGTGCTCGCCCGTTCGGTGGGAATGACCTTCGACGTGCAGTCTGGTTACACGCCGGCCAACCTGCTCGCGGGCATCCGCCCGCCGCGGAACAGGTGA